GCCATCCAGACGTCGCTCGACGTGTGTGCACTGCCGGTCCCGACCGACCTCGCAGACCAGCGCAACCCGGACGTCCTCGGTGGGCTCTCCGTCCTGAATGACCCCGACAACGACTACCTCCCGGGCTACGTCGACGGCGCGTCCGCGATGTTCGTGGACCTCGACGACATCAAGCCCTACGACGAGGGCGAGACGACCTTCAGTTTCCACCTCTGTGGCAACCCGTCGTTCATCTACGCGGAGCTCATGGACGAGGACGCCGACGGTCTCCCGCTCCCGCGCTCGGGTGAGGACTACCGCGATGGCGTCGTCGACCCGACCGAACCCGAGGTCGCGGCCGGCGACGACACCGCCGAGGTCGGCGAACTGTGCGACTACATGTACGTGGTCGTCTCGACCGACCCCGACTGTGACAATCTCTCCACGCCGGGCAGCGACGACGACATCCTCAACCCCTTCGGCGAGGAGGGCGAGGCCGGCAACGTCCTCTACGCCGGGTCGATGACCGGCTGGCTCGAACAGTTCGGTCCCGACTTCTCGGGCCGCGTCCGCCTCCCGCCGGTCGTCAAGGAAGACGGCTCCGGCGTCGCGGGCGACCCCGACGTGGACGCCGCCTGTTTCGAACCGGGCGTCCACTGCTACGTGATGAACTGGTACCTCCCGTGCAAGGAGTTCGACGCCGAGCGGCTCGGCTTCACCGACCTCCCCGTCAAGGGCGTCCTCGTGAACGGCGAGCCGCTCTCGGGCGGCGAGGACGGCATGGAGGGCGTGACCTTCAACGACGAACTGCGCGCCCGCGGTTACCAGGACGAGGTGGACGGCCTCGACGTCACGAAGGACGTGAACGTCACCCAGACCGACACCTGCCACGTGGGTCTTCGCTTCACCGCCGAGCAGTGCCGCCACAACACCGGCAGCGACGTCGAGGTGGAGTTCACGACCGTCCCCGGTGAGGGCTGGGCGAAGCTCGAGGAGAACTTCAACAGCGACGGCTCCAAGAGCGCCGAGGGACACGCCCGGCACGGGAACACCCCGCAGGACCAGCTCGCGCTCCGGACGACCGGTGACGCCGTCGTCGACGGCTTCGTCGGGCACACCTACACCGGCGACTTCGAGCCGTTCTCGTTCGAGTACGACGACGCGACCGGGATGTACACCTTCACCGTCGGTGGTGACAGCGTGAGTGGTGCCATCGCACCCGCGTTCGCCGGCGGGCGCATCGCCATCCAGACGAAGGCCGACGAGGCGGAGGTGTCGGTCCAGAACGTCGCGCTCGAGCTGGACGGCGTCGCACAGACGCTCTCGGGTCCGACCACCGTCTCCTCCAGCAACGCTGGCGACGGGAGAGACCTCGACTACCTGCTCATCAACACCACCCCGGCCGACCTGACGAACGGCTTCACGGTCTCCGGTGAGGTCAAGGTCGTCGACAACGGCGCCCCGAACCAGGAGTCGTTCGGCTTCGACGTGGTCGTCGAGTGAGCGAGACACGGTAGCGACGACGCGAGGGCGGCCTCCCTCGCCCGGTTCCTTTTATACGAACGCGCCGAATCACCCGGTAATGAAGACCATCAAGGACAGCGTTCACGACCACATCGAGGTCGACGGTGTGGCCCGGGCGCTGCTGGATACGCCGGAGGTGCAGCGACTCCGGCACATCACACAGCTCGGCACCGCCTCGCTGGTCTACCCGTCGGCGAACCACACACGGTTCGAACACTCCCTCGGCGTGTACCACAACGCCTGCGAGGCCCTCGACCACCTCGGCATCGAGGGGGAGAACGCGGAGAAGGTCCGGGCCGCCGCCATCCTCCACGACGTGGGCCACGGCCCGTTCTCGCACAACCTCGAACCGCTGACCCACCGGCGCACCGGCAAGTACCACGACGACGTCCACGAACTGTTCGAGCGTGGGACCATCGGCGAGGTGCTGCGCGAGCACGACATCGCTCCCCACGAGGTCGCCGACCTCGTCGCCGGCGACGGGCAGTACGGCCAGATCGTCTCGGGCGAACTCGACGTCGACCGGATGGACTACCTCGTCCGCGACGCCCACCACACGGGCGTCCCGTACGGGACCATCGACCACGCGCGCCTGCTCCGCGAACTCACCTTCGACGACGACGGCGAACTCGTCCTCGACGAGGGGAACGTCCAGACCGCCGAGAGCCTGCTCGTGGCACGGGCGCTGATGACCCCGACGGTGTACGGTCACCACGTCGCCCGCATCTCGAAGGCGATGCTCCGGCAGGCCGGCGAGCGCCTGCTGGACACGACCGAGACCAGCGCCGGGGAACTCCGCCGGATGGACGACCACGACCTGCTCTCCACGCTGCGGAACACGGAGACGACGGCGGAACTCGCTCGCCGGTTCGACCACCGCGACCTGTTCAAGCGCGCGGTGTGGGCCGAGTACGACGACGTGCCCGACCACCTGCTCGCGGCCGAGCACGAGGACATCCGCGGCTGGGAGCTCGAGATCGCCGACGAGGCCGGCGTCGACGTCGGCGAGGTCATCCTCGACGTGCCCGGCGACCCGTCGATGCAGGAGTCCTCGACGCGGGTGCTGGTCAACGGTGAGGCCCGCCGCCTCGACGAGCAGTCGCCGCTGGTGCAGGCGCTGCAGTCCGCCCAGCAGGCCCAGTGGCGCCTGGGTGTGTACGCACCGGCGGAGGCGACCGACCAGGTGCGCAGTGCGGTGGTCCGGACCCTCGACATCGAGGAGAGCGCGCTCGTCTCGGAGGTCGGTGCGGGCCTGCACGCGACGCTCGACCAGTTCGCGGAGGGAGCATGATACTGGAAGGCACCATCCTCGCCGGCAGCGACTTCGAGCCGGTCGAGGGCCGCGTCGTCGTCGAGGACGGCGAGATACAGGCGGTCGAGGAGGCGCCGGTCGAGAGCGACGACATCGTCCTGCCGGCGTTCGTCAACGCCCACACGCACATCGGCGACTCCATCGCGAAGGAGGCCGGTGGCGGCCTCTCGCTCGAAGAACTCGTCGCGCCCCCGGACGGGCTCAAGCACCGGCTGCTCCGCCAGACGAGCTACGAGGAGAAGGTGGCGGCGATGCGCCGGTCGCTCCAGTTCATGTACTCGGGCGGGACCGCGACCTGCGTCGAGTTCCGTGAGGGCGGCGTCGAGGGTGTCCGGGCCATCCGCGAGGCGGCGGACGGCCTCGCCATCGACCCGGTCGTACTGGGCCGGGAGACCATCGACGCGATGCGGCTGGACGAGGCCGACGGCTTCGGGGCCTCGGGGGCGAACGACGCCGAGTTCGGCGAGGAGCGCCGGGCGACCGCCGAGGCCGGCAAGTTGTTCGGTATCCACGCCGGCGAGGCCGACCCCTCGGACATCGACCCCGCGATGGACCTCGACCCGGACTTCCTCGTCCACATGTGCCACCCCGAGCCGCGTCACCTCGCCCGCGTGGCCGAAGAGGAGACCCCCATCGCGGTCTGCCCGCGCTCGAACCTCGTCACGGACGTGGGGCTCCCACCCATCCGCGAGTGGCTCGACCGCACCACGGTCGCGCTCGGCACGGACAACGTGATGCTCAACTCGCCGTCGATGTTCCGCGAGATGGAGTTCACGGCGAAACTGTGCGACGTGACCGCGACCGAGGTCCTGCGCATGGCGACGCTCTCCGGTGCGGAACTGGCGGGGTTGAACTACGGCTGCATCGAACCGGGCCGCGAGGCGAAACTGCTCGTCCTCGACGGCGACTCGGACAACCTCGCCGGCGTCAGGGACCCGGTCCGGGCGGTGGTCAGGCGGGCGGGAACGAGCGACGTGTCCGAAGTCGTGGGCTGAACCGGGGATACAACTAAAGCCTCCGGCTCGCGTACGTGGTAGCATACCGCATGTACGACCGAATCCTCGTCCCGACCGACGGCTCACAGGGCGTCGAACGCGCCATCCAGCACGCGGTCGACCTGGCGGTCGCCCACGGCGCGACGCTGCACGCAGTCTACGTCCTGAACTCGGCGAGTTACGGTGGCGTCCCCATCGAGACCTCGTGGGAGGGACTACACGACATGCTCGAGCAGGAGGGCGAACACGCCATCGAGCGCGTGCAGACACTCGCCGACCCCGCGGACGTGCCCGTCGTCGGGACGATACTCGAGGGTTCGCCGAGCAAGGAGGTCGTCCGCTACGCCGAGGAGAACGACTGCGACCTCGTCGTCATGGGCACCCACGGCCGCGGCGGCATCGACCGGCTCCTGCTCGGGAGCGTCGCCGAGCGCGTCGTCCGGTCGTCGTCGGTCCCCGTGTTGACGGTGCAGGTCGGCGAGGAGGCGTGACGCGTTGGCCGAGTGATAGCTCGCCGCAAGGCCCATACTATCCCACGCCGAGGCTAGACCAATGATGGACCTCGGCGACAAGCTTGTCGCGCTGGCCGCCATCGGTTTCATCAACGCGATGTTCGCGCTGGTCCTCCCGTGGATGGCGATGTTCTCCGCCATCGCGTCGCTCCCGCTGGCGGCGGCCATCGTCTTCCGCTAGCCCACGTCCCGGCGAGGGACCCGTCAGTCCTCGCCGACGGGGCGCAGGTGCTCGCAGTCGCCGGCACTGACGCGGGTCGTCCCGTCGTCCGTCTCGACGAGCAACGCGCCCGGGAAGGCCACGTCGACCGCGTCGCCGATTATCTCCTCACCCGGCGTCTCGACCCGGACGCGCTGTCCGAGCGTGAGCGAGGCGTCGCGCCACGCCGGCAGGACCGCGTCGGTGTCCTCAACGAGGTCGTGGAACTCCTCCAGCACGCGCTGGAGGAAGGTCCGGCGGTCAACGTCGCCGACCAGCTCCCGGACCGTCGTCGCGGTCTCCGGGAGGTCGGCGGCGTCGATGTTGACGTTGACGCCGATGCCGACGACGACCCAGGAGACGCGGTCGGCCTCGCCCTCCATCTCGGTGAGGATGCCGGCGAGTTTCTGCTGGTTCCCGCCCACCTCGACAAGGACGTCGTTCGGCCACTTGATGCCGGCCTCGACGCCGGCTTCACGTGCAGCCCTGGTGACCGCGACCGCGGCCGCCAGCGTGAGGATCGGGACCTGTGCAGGGGGAATCTCGGGGCGAAGCACGACCGACGCCCAGACGCCGCCGCTGGGGGCGTTCCACTCGCGGTCCAGCCGGCCGCGGCCGCCGGTCTGTTCGTCGGCGACGACCACCACGTCGGCGGCGCCCTCGCCGGCGAGTTCGCGGGCGCGCCGGTTCGTCGAGTCGATGCTCTCGTGGTACTCGACCTCGTAGGGCGCGTCCAGCCCGTACTCGATGGCCATGCCGCCGTAGTCGGGCACCCCGGCGAGCCGGTAGCCGTCGTCGCCGCTCTCGACCGTGAACCCCGCCTCCCGGAGCGCCTCGACCTGCTTCCAGACCGCGGCGCGGGAGACGTCGAGCGCGTCCGCCAGGGCCGGCCCGGAGATGGGGCCGTCGGCGAGCGCGTCGAGCACCGCGCGTCTCGTCTCGTTCATGCGCCCGCCTACGCCGGGTACCGTCTTGAAACCGTCCGAAGGAGTCTCGGTCCGCACCCGCCTACCACCGGGTGTGAGCGAACGCTCGAGCGACCAGTTCCTCCGGGTCGGGGCGCTGGTCGGGACCATCGGCTGGACCGTGACGCAGGTCGCCGCGTGGCTCGGCGCCGGCGCGCTGCCGGTGCTGGTACTCTGGGTCGGCCTGCTCGGGGCGATGACCGTCGTGGGGCTCGCCCGGACCCCGCCGACCGTCCGGTTCTCGACGCCCTTGCTGGTCTGGGGCGCGACGAACGGGACGGCGACCGTGTGGACCGTCGCGGCGGTCCTCGGCGCGCCGGTACCAGCCACAGCCCTGGCGGGCTGGCTGCCGTGGCTCGGGTCGTTCACGGTCGCGTACGCGGCGACGGCGTGGTTCGTCCCCGCTGCACGCCTCGTCTACGGCGCGGCGAGCCTGTCTGCGGCGGGGCTGGCGGTCGCGCTGCTGGCGCTTCCGGCCCTCGCGCCCGTGACGTACCTGCTGGTCGGGGCGGTCCACGTGGTGCCACTGGTCGTCGCGACGCGGTGAGAAGCGAAAACGAGAACGAGGCCGGCTCAGTTCGCGCGGAACTCGCGGAGCTTCTCGCGGCCGTCGGCGACGAGGTCGTCGAGGTACTCCGCGAGCGTGTTCTTGGCGTCCTGCGGGTGGAGTTCGCCCGATTCGAGGTCCGCCTCGAGGCTCTCGTAGTCGTCGTAGACGAGGTCGCCGCCGTACTTCTCGGGGCGCTCGACCGTGACGGACTCGAAGCGCGGGAAGACGTGGTACTGGTACAGTTCGAGCACCGGATTGTGGCGCTCGTTGCCCTCGTCGTCGGGCTCGGGGTCGGCCGTCGGCGGGCAGAACGCGGAGGTGACCTTCTCCTTGAGGTCCTCGGAGGAGTCCTCCATCGAGATGGTGACGCCCTTCGAGGAGGACATCTTGCCGATGCCGGTCGTCAGGTCGGCGAGGATGGGCGTGTGCAGGCACGGCCGGGAGTCGTAGTCCAGCGTCGGCATCTCCTCGCGGTGGAGCATGTGCACCTTGCGCTGGTCGAGCCCGCCGATGGCGAGGTCGAGGTCGAGGTACTCGATGTCCAGCGCCTGCATGAGGGGGTAGACGACGTGGCTGACCTTCGCGGTCTCGCCGGACTGGAGCTCGGCCATCGCGCGCTGGGCGCGGTTCAGGCTCGTCGAGAGCTCGAGTTCGTGCAGGTCGAGCACGTAGTCCTCGTCGAGCTGGAACTCGCTCCCGTAGACGAACTCCGTCTGGGCCTCGTCGAGCCCGTACGCGAGGAACTGCGCGCGCATCTGCTCGGCGGTGTCGCGGATCTCCTCGAACGTCCCCTTCCCGTTGAGGTAGGCGTGTACGTCCGCGAGCAGGATGACGACCTCGAACCCGGCGTCCTGGAGGTCGATGAGCTTGTTCGCGGTGAGGAGGTGGCCGACGTGGAGCACGCCGGAGGGCTCGTAGCCGACGTAGACCCGCTTCCCTGTAGGGTCCTCGGCCAGTTCGCGAACCTCCTCCTCCGTGATGACCTCCTCGGTGTTCCGAGTGATCAACTCGTAGGTGTCCATACGGGGAGAGATTCGCCGCGAGGGTTTGAAGGTTTTCTACCTGTGCTAGTGTGTCAGACGGGAGCAGGGCGGCTCAGACCGGCGGACGGCAGCCCACGATGGATGCCGACAGCTCGGGTGGCGACTCCCGTCACGACGGGAGTCGGCAGTGTCAGAACGGCTTGAGGACGTCCTCCACCCCGTCGCGGACCGCACCGGCGATGTGGCCGCTGGCGGCGCCGAAGCCGGCCCCGATGCCAGAGCCGACCGGGCCGAGCGGGCTGCCGATGGTGGCGCCGATCTCGGCACCCTTCTTCGCGCCCTCTTTGGCGTGCGAGTCCTTGCGCATGCAGGGAGGCTTGAGTGGGTTCATCGTCTCGGTTCGCGGCTACGGTCGCGGTGTATAAAGTTCCTGACCCCGGACAGGTTCCCGTGACATCGATGTTATCAGGTTGGGTTCGGTGCCATCTGGTTGCATTAGTGTCGCCTGAATTATAAGTCGGTTCGTTCTCGTACTAGGTAACGCGATGAAACCACACTGGACTTCGACCGACGACAGCACCGCTGCACCGACCACCGGCCTCGACACGGAGGTGGCCTGAGATGGCGCTCGAACTCACCGGCTCCGCAGGGCTCGTGTTGCTCGCCGCCCGCGTCCTCGTCGGCGGCGTGCTCGCCTTTATGGGGCTGAACCACTTCATGAACACCGAAGACATGGCTGGCTACGCAGCGATGAAGGGCGTCCCGGCACCCGAGCTCGCGGTCACGTTCTCGGGCGGGATGCTCGTCCTCGGCGGGTTGAGCATCGTCCTCGGCGCCTACGCCGCCATCGGGGCGGGCGCCATCGTGGTGTTCCTGCTGGTGACCACCCCGATGATGCACGACTTCTGGACGATGGAGGACCCCGAACAGCAACAGAACGAGATGACCGCGTTCCTGAAGAACGTCGTGATGCTCGGCGCGGCACTCGGGTTCCTGGTGCTCGCCGGAACCGACTGGCCCTACGCGGTCGGGGTGGGCCTCTAGATGGAGATCGACCCCGCCGAGGTGGAGGGCTCGCTCTACCGCACCCTCTCCGGGTCGGTCGTCCCGCGGCCGATCGCATGGGTCAGCACGACGAGTGAGGACGGCGTCGACAACCTCGCGCCGTTCTCGTTCTTCACCGTCGCGGCCATCGACCCACCCATACTGGTGTTCGCGCCGGTCGACGGCCCGGACGGCCTGAAGGACACCCCGCGGAACGTCCGCGACACCGGGGAACTCGTGGTCAACATCGTGACCGCCGACACCGTCGAACAGATGAACCAGACGGCGGCGACTCTTCCCCAGGAGGAGAGCGAGTTCGACCACTCGGGTGCGACCCGCGCCGACTCGACGCGGGTGACGCCCCCGCGGGTCGCGGAGTCGCCCATCGCCTTCGAGTGCGACCTGTACGACCTGCAGGACGTGGGCGGTTCGAGCCTCATCCTGGCCGAGGTCGTCTACGTGCACGTCGACGACGCCGTCACGACCGACGGGAAGGTCGACGTGGAGAAACTCGACGCGGTCGGCCGTCTCGCCGGGTCGTGGTACGCGAGCACCGGGGACCGGTTCTCGCTCGAACGGCCACCGTAGCGACCAGCGATTCGAGGGTCCTCACTCCGTCTCGTTGCGCTCGCCCGGTTCCTCGAGCAGGATGCGCGCGATGTTCGACAGCGCCCGCTGGCACACCGGGACGTAGCCGGCCGCGAGCAGTGGTACCTCGAAGACGACCCGGCACTGCTCCTCGCCGAGGTACTCCGCCCGGTGGCCGGTCGCCGGGATGCCCGCCACGTCCCAGGTCCAGCGCTCGCCGTCGGCGAACGTCACCGCGAAGGAGACCCACGGCCCGCCGAGGACCCGGACCTTCCCCTCGTCCCCGGCCGAGATGAACCGGTCCGGAGCCTCTACGTCGGTGACCGTCGGCCCCCAGTCGGGCCAGCGCCACGTGTCTGTGAGCAGTTCCCACGCGAGCATCCGGTCGACGGGGAGGTCCCGCGAGACCTCTATCCGGCGCCCGTCGGGGGTGCGTGCGAGCCGGACCTGTGGCCGTGATTGCATGTGGTACACCATGGCATACTGTCGCATAAGGGTACCGTCGGGTGCCCACCGACCGGCCGGAAGGGCGTTTACGTCACCTGATTGACCGGCGGGGCCGGTATATTCAACTAGGCCGCGACCTTGGCTCAGGACGACGAATGATAACCGTCGAGGACCTCCGAAAAGAGTACGACGGGTTCGTGGCCGTCGACGGCAGTTCCTTCACCATCGACCGCGGCGAGGTCTTCGGCGTCGTCGGCCCGAACGGTGCCGGAAAGACGACGACGTTGAAGATGCTCGCCGGCCTCATCGAGCCGACGAGCGGCCACATCTCGGTCGCCGGGCAGCCCGCCGGCGACGCCGACATGCGGCGCAACCTCGGCTTCCTCCCCGAGGAGTCCCCGCTGTACGAGGAGATGACGGCGCACTCCTACCTCGAGTTCTTCGCCGACCTGTACGACGTGCCCGACGACGTGGCGCGAGAGCGCATCACGACCGCCCTGGACCGACTCGACCTCGAACACCGGGAACGACGCATCGGCGACATGTCGAAGGGGATGAAGCGCAAGGTCGCCATCGCCCGGTCGCTGGTCAACGACCCGGACGTGCTCATCTACGACGAGCCGGCGTCCGGGCTGGACCCCCTCACGACGAACTACATCATCGAGTTCACCGAACAGCTCGCCGAGCAGGGCAAGACCATCGTCTTCTCGGCGCACAACCTCTACCACGTCGAGAGCATCTGCGACCGCGTCATCGTGATGAACCACGGCGACATCATCGCCCGCGGGACCCTCGAAGAGATCCGCCGCGAGCACGGCCGGACGACCTACCACGTGTTCACCGACGTCCGGGTCGAGGACTGCGAGCGCGTCGGCGAGGGGCGCTTCGAGACGGTCGTCTCGGACATGGCCGCGGTCGACCGCATCCGGTCGCAGGCAACCGCCCGCGGTGGGTCGGTCGTCGACCTCCAGACGGAGAACCCGAGCCTGGAGGACATCTTCCTCGACATCGCCGGGGAGACGCCGGAGGAGGCCCGCGAGACGGAGACCGACCGGACCCTCGGGGAGGCCGAGACGTGAGGAAGCCGGGGTTCGACCGGGTCCTCTCGCTCCGCAAGACACTGCGCATCGCCCGGTGGGAGGTCGCCCGCAGCGCGGGCACCCTCGACCGGCAGACGGTCGCCCTCGCGCTCGTCCTCGTGGCCGTCGGCGCCGTGGTCGGCCCGACCGTCGTCGCCGACGGCCCCGGCCTCGACGAGGGCATCTACCGCGTCGGGGTCGAGACGGACTCTCCCTACCACGACGTGGTCACGAACACGAGCCAGTTCGTGGCCAGACCCGACCACGCCAGCGCCAGCTCCCTCAAAGCGGGCGAGATAGACATCCTGATACCCGAACGCGGGGAACCAATCCCGCGCTCGACCCGGAAGGGACAGGCGGCCTACGCGGAGTTCCGGACCGCGGTCCAGGAGTACAACGACCAGCTGATGGGCGAGGAGTCGAACCGGAGCGCCGCCTTCCCCGTCGACGTCCAGGTCCAGTACGAGAGCCGCGGCGGCAGCGAGTTCACGGGCGGGACCGGGACCGGCGGCACCGGCGATGCCGGCACCGGCAGTGACGGCGCCGGTGGCGGTAGCGATGCCGGAACCGGTGGCGGCACCGACGGCGGGCAGGCCGGCGACGGAACCGACGGCGACGGGCAGGTGCAGGCGCCCCGACTCGGCGGTTCCTCCATCGTCAGCGGCTCGACCGCGGGCTCGCCGAGCAACATCAGCCCGCCGTTCCCCTTCGCCTCGCTGGTGCTGGCGTTCCTGTTCATCGTCCCGATGAACTTCGTCATCCAGGCGTACGGGAGCACCATCATCAACGAGCGCATCAACCGCCGCGGCGAGTTGATGCTGGTCTCGCCCGTCTCGCGCCGTGACATCATCGCCGGCAAGACCCTGCCCTACCTCGCCGCGTTGCTGGTCATCACGGTCGCCATCGCCATCCTCATCGGCGGGTCGGCGGTGTCGGTCGGGGCGGTCCTCCCCATCGCGCTGGTGTTCCTCGCGGCGACGTTCGTCGGCGGGATGTTCGCGCGGTCGTTCAAGGAGCTGACCTTCGTCACCATCACCGTCTCCGTGTTCATGACCTCCTACGTGTTCGTCCCGGCCATCTTCACGGACGTGACGCCCATCGCGCTCATCTCGCCGCTGACGCTGGTCGTCATGGACCTGCAGAACGAGGCCGTGACGGCGGGCCAGTACGTCTTCTCCACGCTCCCGTTCTACCTGACCGCGATGGCGATGTTCACCTTCGGCGCGGGTACCTACCGCGAGGAGGACATGTTCAGCCAGCGCCCGGTCCACCAGAAGGCGCTCGACGCCGTCGCGACCCGGGTGCGGAACAAGCGGACGGTCGCGCTCGTGACGGCCCTGTTCCTCCCGTTCGTCTTCGTCGCGGAGTTGCTCGCCATCGCGGTCCTGTTCATCATCCCGCCCGCGCTGTCGGTGCCGGTGCTGTTCGGGGCCATCGCGCTCATCGAGGAGACCG
This window of the Haloarchaeobius amylolyticus genome carries:
- a CDS encoding flavin reductase family protein; the protein is MEIDPAEVEGSLYRTLSGSVVPRPIAWVSTTSEDGVDNLAPFSFFTVAAIDPPILVFAPVDGPDGLKDTPRNVRDTGELVVNIVTADTVEQMNQTAATLPQEESEFDHSGATRADSTRVTPPRVAESPIAFECDLYDLQDVGGSSLILAEVVYVHVDDAVTTDGKVDVEKLDAVGRLAGSWYASTGDRFSLERPP
- a CDS encoding universal stress protein, with protein sequence MYDRILVPTDGSQGVERAIQHAVDLAVAHGATLHAVYVLNSASYGGVPIETSWEGLHDMLEQEGEHAIERVQTLADPADVPVVGTILEGSPSKEVVRYAEENDCDLVVMGTHGRGGIDRLLLGSVAERVVRSSSVPVLTVQVGEEA
- a CDS encoding SRPBCC family protein, which codes for MQSRPQVRLARTPDGRRIEVSRDLPVDRMLAWELLTDTWRWPDWGPTVTDVEAPDRFISAGDEGKVRVLGGPWVSFAVTFADGERWTWDVAGIPATGHRAEYLGEEQCRVVFEVPLLAAGYVPVCQRALSNIARILLEEPGERNETE
- a CDS encoding ABC transporter permease, with translation MRKPGFDRVLSLRKTLRIARWEVARSAGTLDRQTVALALVLVAVGAVVGPTVVADGPGLDEGIYRVGVETDSPYHDVVTNTSQFVARPDHASASSLKAGEIDILIPERGEPIPRSTRKGQAAYAEFRTAVQEYNDQLMGEESNRSAAFPVDVQVQYESRGGSEFTGGTGTGGTGDAGTGSDGAGGGSDAGTGGGTDGGQAGDGTDGDGQVQAPRLGGSSIVSGSTAGSPSNISPPFPFASLVLAFLFIVPMNFVIQAYGSTIINERINRRGELMLVSPVSRRDIIAGKTLPYLAALLVITVAIAILIGGSAVSVGAVLPIALVFLAATFVGGMFARSFKELTFVTITVSVFMTSYVFVPAIFTDVTPIALISPLTLVVMDLQNEAVTAGQYVFSTLPFYLTAMAMFTFGAGTYREEDMFSQRPVHQKALDAVATRVRNKRTVALVTALFLPFVFVAELLAIAVLFIIPPALSVPVLFGAIALIEETAKSIHVYAGFEYSRFERSPKTAVVLGLVSGLAFFLAEKLTLLVQLVQLQTLELGGRAYPGAAAADPASGVDPLVVVGLLLLPLGLHTVTATISALGAQRSKRAYAGAFVLAVVVHVGYNMGVTGLVG
- a CDS encoding tyrosine--tRNA ligase — translated: MDTYELITRNTEEVITEEEVRELAEDPTGKRVYVGYEPSGVLHVGHLLTANKLIDLQDAGFEVVILLADVHAYLNGKGTFEEIRDTAEQMRAQFLAYGLDEAQTEFVYGSEFQLDEDYVLDLHELELSTSLNRAQRAMAELQSGETAKVSHVVYPLMQALDIEYLDLDLAIGGLDQRKVHMLHREEMPTLDYDSRPCLHTPILADLTTGIGKMSSSKGVTISMEDSSEDLKEKVTSAFCPPTADPEPDDEGNERHNPVLELYQYHVFPRFESVTVERPEKYGGDLVYDDYESLEADLESGELHPQDAKNTLAEYLDDLVADGREKLREFRAN
- a CDS encoding ABC transporter ATP-binding protein → MITVEDLRKEYDGFVAVDGSSFTIDRGEVFGVVGPNGAGKTTTLKMLAGLIEPTSGHISVAGQPAGDADMRRNLGFLPEESPLYEEMTAHSYLEFFADLYDVPDDVARERITTALDRLDLEHRERRIGDMSKGMKRKVAIARSLVNDPDVLIYDEPASGLDPLTTNYIIEFTEQLAEQGKTIVFSAHNLYHVESICDRVIVMNHGDIIARGTLEEIRREHGRTTYHVFTDVRVEDCERVGEGRFETVVSDMAAVDRIRSQATARGGSVVDLQTENPSLEDIFLDIAGETPEEARETETDRTLGEAET
- a CDS encoding biotin--[acetyl-CoA-carboxylase] ligase; the protein is MNETRRAVLDALADGPISGPALADALDVSRAAVWKQVEALREAGFTVESGDDGYRLAGVPDYGGMAIEYGLDAPYEVEYHESIDSTNRRARELAGEGAADVVVVADEQTGGRGRLDREWNAPSGGVWASVVLRPEIPPAQVPILTLAAAVAVTRAAREAGVEAGIKWPNDVLVEVGGNQQKLAGILTEMEGEADRVSWVVVGIGVNVNIDAADLPETATTVRELVGDVDRRTFLQRVLEEFHDLVEDTDAVLPAWRDASLTLGQRVRVETPGEEIIGDAVDVAFPGALLVETDDGTTRVSAGDCEHLRPVGED
- a CDS encoding amidohydrolase family protein — encoded protein: MILEGTILAGSDFEPVEGRVVVEDGEIQAVEEAPVESDDIVLPAFVNAHTHIGDSIAKEAGGGLSLEELVAPPDGLKHRLLRQTSYEEKVAAMRRSLQFMYSGGTATCVEFREGGVEGVRAIREAADGLAIDPVVLGRETIDAMRLDEADGFGASGANDAEFGEERRATAEAGKLFGIHAGEADPSDIDPAMDLDPDFLVHMCHPEPRHLARVAEEETPIAVCPRSNLVTDVGLPPIREWLDRTTVALGTDNVMLNSPSMFREMEFTAKLCDVTATEVLRMATLSGAELAGLNYGCIEPGREAKLLVLDGDSDNLAGVRDPVRAVVRRAGTSDVSEVVG
- a CDS encoding HD domain-containing protein, coding for MKTIKDSVHDHIEVDGVARALLDTPEVQRLRHITQLGTASLVYPSANHTRFEHSLGVYHNACEALDHLGIEGENAEKVRAAAILHDVGHGPFSHNLEPLTHRRTGKYHDDVHELFERGTIGEVLREHDIAPHEVADLVAGDGQYGQIVSGELDVDRMDYLVRDAHHTGVPYGTIDHARLLRELTFDDDGELVLDEGNVQTAESLLVARALMTPTVYGHHVARISKAMLRQAGERLLDTTETSAGELRRMDDHDLLSTLRNTETTAELARRFDHRDLFKRAVWAEYDDVPDHLLAAEHEDIRGWELEIADEAGVDVGEVILDVPGDPSMQESSTRVLVNGEARRLDEQSPLVQALQSAQQAQWRLGVYAPAEATDQVRSAVVRTLDIEESALVSEVGAGLHATLDQFAEGA
- a CDS encoding DoxX family protein → MALELTGSAGLVLLAARVLVGGVLAFMGLNHFMNTEDMAGYAAMKGVPAPELAVTFSGGMLVLGGLSIVLGAYAAIGAGAIVVFLLVTTPMMHDFWTMEDPEQQQNEMTAFLKNVVMLGAALGFLVLAGTDWPYAVGVGL